Part of the Raphanus sativus cultivar WK10039 unplaced genomic scaffold, ASM80110v3 Scaffold1342, whole genome shotgun sequence genome, ATGAGTAtgtgaatgatgatgatgatgatgatgatgatgatagtgtGACAATCCCTCTTTGTTGGGATTCGCTTCACTTGGAAGACGAGTGGGAAgaagttgatgatgatgatggagctGATGAGAGGGAGGTTttagctgaagaagaagaagaagctgaagataaCAACTCTGTTTCAGTCTCCGTCTCTGCTACAATCTCTCTAGAAGATTTAGCAATAGGTGAGAGGAGAGGGTATCTAGGGTGGGAAGTTTTGTTGAATTCTCGTAGTCTCGAGTTTAACCTAGACGACGCAGAAAGCAACATGGAGTTATACATTGATCaacaagatgatgatgatgaagattatCTTCATACAACCGAGTATGAGATGTTGTTTGAGGCTGAGATCTCATCTGGTCTTGGTAAGCCTCCCGCTTCCAAATCATTCATCAAGAATCTCAAAGTCTCTCCTTTGACCAAAGAGGGTGTTACGGAGAaggatgatgatggtgatgccATGTGTTGCGCGGTTTGCAGAGATGAGATGAATGTTGGGAGTGAGGTTGCCGAGTTGCCTTGTAGACACAGGTACCATAGTGACTGTATTGTTCCATGGCTTGGGATTAGGAACACGTGTCCGGTTTGTCGTTTTGAGTTGCCTTCGGATGCGACTGAACAGAGCAGGTTTTGAATGTTAGGGTTTACAATAGAAGaaaaaagatgatgatgacttTGTTTGTGATTAATAACACGATAAGTTGAATTGGTTTGTATGGTCTAAGAAACTATCTACATTgcttatttttacaaatttttataaaatatttgagaaTCTCTTACAAAACTTGCACcttttcatatattaatttgcattgcaaacaaaaatttatataataagaacaACTTAATATCATGAACCTTTTAAGAATAATATTATGGGATATGTCATTTTGGAGATTCGTTTGTTGAAAATTATAACTTATAATCAACGATCTTGACTGCGACATGAGCTTGATAGAGCTTCAATGGGTTCAGACGAAACTTGCAGAAAAGAGTGTCATTGTCCGTTTCTGGAAACAAGACGTTGTCTCTCCGTAACGTTAATGTACATTTTGATACACACTTCGAAAGCTGTTAAGCATCAATATCTCTTTAGTTTCTGCTTTAAGTAGCCTTGAATTTCTGAACCGGTGGAAACTTGTTAGAGTAatttattgttgtcaaaaaaaaaaaaaaaaaaaaaaaaagtagccTTGAATTTTAGTTTATCCACGTAATCTCGGTCTGGAAACAATGCATTAATTAACATATTTGACTTTATAGTCACATGTGTTTATTATCGGCATTATTTCAACTAATTAACCTTTACAAAGCTCGCATTATTCTTTGTTCAAGTAGGTAGGTCACTTTTATTAGTTTACGCTAATAATACATCAGCTTGAATCTTTTCgcatttgatcaaaaaaaaaaaaagaatcgtttcgcattttctttttgtatgcTTTTAAAGAAACTATTCAAGTCCTAGGATTTTCTTAAAAGACGAATAGATATGAAAAAGTAAACTTGTCGTGAAAACAGCTGAGTACCGTGCAAGTTAGTATCCACCGACCAATTTCACCGCGAATTCCTAATGGTACTGATAAACAGATGAAATGAATTGAAACACAGAGAACATTCACATGAAAGCTTCGtctatgtattatatatattcttttgaaAGTTATAAAGATTCATTGTTTTATAAAGAATACATATGATCGCATAGGTCACTAAACGACTCATCATAAACGTACCAAAGACATTCTCAAACCCTTGGTAACTAAGGATTAAAGGACATGAAAAGTAATCATATCTAGCTTAAGAAACAAGAACCCATAAAACTATAGCAAAACTTGACAGAGATGTTGACATCAAGTGAGATTTTGTCAAAAAGTATCACTGAAGAGAAGTTTAGTTAGTGGAGGAGAGTTTCAAAATGCTAGAAAAGAAATCCACAAATAATGTAAATACAGTTGACTTCATGCAAGTTAATTTGTGTCATTAAATAACATTCAACACCTTAAGTTTAAGACTACACTAATCTATTATGTAGactatctctctctcatttATTCTCTCTCTATTGGTATTAATTTCTGTTTCCTGCATCAAAGAGAATCCATCTTTGATGATAACACATCCGAAACCATACATGGAGTCTTCTAGTGTCCATCGCTATCACCATTGTTTCGATATATTCAAAGGAATGCCGCCACAGGACGATCATAACTCGACATTCCTACCAAACGCTAAGTTCCACGTCCCATTGCAGTCACCAAACATATCAACACGCAGCAACAACAACCGCGTTCACTTAAACCCAAACGTTTACGAGGGAGCCGTTCCAGACGAGAGAAGGGCGAAAAGAATGGTCTCAAACCGAGAATCTGCAAGAAGGTCGCGTGTGCGGAAGAAGAAGCAGATAGAAGAGCTGCAGCAACAAGTGGAACAGCTGATGATCATGAACCATAACTTGTCCGAGAAAGTCATCAGCTTGTTGGAAAGCAACCACCAGATCCTACGAGAGAACTCGCAGCTAAAGGAGAAAGCCTCTTCTTTTCAATTGCTCATGTCGGAAATGCTGATACCGGTGAGACATGTGGATGGCAGCAGCAGCATCAGTGACCGTAACCCGAATCATCATCTCATAGGAGAAGACTTCGAGCCGGGCCAACACTTTCTTTGGTaggtaaacaaacaaaaaaaagtttcatgTTCTTGGTGTGTGCTAAGTCAGTAAGCAGTAGTACGATTGACCAAACATATATAATGTGACTATTACTTCCACACTAGAAATTGCTTTGCATATAATAGATAACAACAAGGCAATAGCTATTAGTAAAATCTGCTAATGTGTATCACATTCTTGGTCAAATGAAGCAAATCAAACATTGTTACTCAGAGACAATGCTTCCATTGGGAACTAAACCACCTATCTCTGCAGGAGGTGAATCTaaactctcttcttcttctgcaaatGAAATACAGGGGTCGGCATAGAAACGAGTGCAAGGCCACCTGAAAGTTTTATAGCCAATTCAACCCCAGAGATAAAAACAGCTTTAATCCATAATTAACAAAcacaatttgtatattttttttcttttgatgctTACTTGCTAGAGAGAATGGTTTCACCACCTATTATCGTTCTCCCCTCATACAAATTCACTATACAAAACAAAGATTCTCAGACAGACTTGACATGTTAAAAACTCTGAGGCAAATAGAAACTAAAACGAACCTGCATTGGGATAGATATGCTTGGAGAGGACCCACTGCTTGAACTCAGATTCGTACCTTTTGTACTTATCACCATACTCTCTGCTATCCAGATACCTCAAGACCAAAACGATTTAAGGTTTTTCCAATTAAAAGGTtgaaatacacaaaaaaaaaacaatgcaaTCGAGAAATTTTACTTGAAACATGACGGTTCTTCGTCAAATGATACGCCGTTGCTGTTCGCGACGACGACGTTCATCTGCGATAGAATTTGGAGTTTATATACAGATCGTGTGGGATTGCTCAGTGAGAGAGTAGTGAGTACTGACCGTAGCTTGGGGAGGGGAGGGAGCAGAGTTGATTTGATTTGGTGGCTGGTGCTCGGAGGGTTGCGGCGGAATCGCCGGAGATGTCGCTCTCTCGTTACTCATACTTATcacctttttttgaaaaaattatatttagaaaatttgaaaaaaataagcTTATTTGTGAACTATCAATCTATCCCTACAAAGAGAAAAGTGAAAATCAAGAGAGAGAAAGCTTGAgagagaaatagagagagaaagctgGTTCCGGCCGGCGGAAGGATTCCTatagccaccgccggtccgaCCATTCCGTTCTAATCGATCTGTTAACCGTGGCTTGGTCTAGAAGAGAGAGATATGTATCTTTTGTTTTGGTAGAATTTTTTCCGGGAGGGGGAAGCTTAGAGAGTTCCGCCGACGCCGGTTCTGGCATCCGGGGGGATGGAGGCTTCGTTTGCTTCGCCTCACCGGCTTCTGTGTCTTAATTTTTGAAGACGTCTTTTGGTTCTTGTGGATCTGTGGGTGTCGGGTTTGTTCGTTTCGGGGTCTCCGGAAAAGGGAGGCGGTGGTTCTTAGGATTGTCGGATGAGATTTCGCGGCGGTTTGATGATGCTCTCCGATGGTTGCGTAGATGGGTTTGTTTGGAGTAGCTTTGGGGTTTCAAGAAAGAGGGATTAGACCTCGATCTATTTGGATCGATTGATGCTATCCTCGGGAAGAAGAAGCTATGATTGTGAAGTGTGAAAGCGGCGTAGGTGTACGCGCGCGGATGACCGGTGAGGCGCTGCCTCTGCAACGGTGCTAGTCTTCCCCGGCGGAGGCTCGCTCATCGGTGGCGAGTTAGATCGGTTTCGGGACTCGGGTCGAAAACGAGTTTCGACTGTCGGTGACCCGAATTGGTTTATTGGGCCGTGGGCCTAGTTCTTTGTCGTAACCCATATGTGTGCGTGGGcttttgtgtttggttttgttgtAATTGGGCTTGTCCCTGAATTGCCTTTTGggcttttataaatatttcaatttgggaaagaaaaaaaaaagaactgtcAATCTATCATTGTCATATGTAAATACGTGAGAGACTTCTAATTTGATGCTGAAGCACAAACTATAGATATACTTTTTTCGagttaaaaagaatattttattttaaacaactaaaactccatattttattaagaaaCTGCCAAGAGGGGTGGCCTCGAGAGCCATCCAGTTTGAAAGCTGAGAGTTTACATGGGAGAAAAAGTGACCTCAAGCACAAATTTCTTTATAAGGCGATCGGTTCAGAAGTTTAGTAAACGAGGAATAAAAGatataaagtaaaaagtaaatataaaacgAATAAGATGAAACTCATCGAATTCAGTCAACAAAGATGACCAGTTGTCTTTTCTGTCTTCTTTGAATAGGTTAAGTCAGTCAGTTTAGAAGATCATAGAGTTATGGTACAGCTGAATAGAAGATTTTATAACCCACATCAACGTTTAAAACTCTGCGTATAGGGAGATTAAGACGAAAGGCCGAAAGTTGGCGCCTTACGCAAATATTGGAAGCCCCTCAAAACGAAGCAGATAGTGTGGCGCCCCTCACCACTCCAAACCGACCGGCTGACCTAGAGTGCTCACTTGACGCATCCTggcataaaaatatatactttttacgGTGGGAGAATAGTCCTGAAGACCAAGGATGGGATGACACTTTTGGTTTATTTGCaaaaatattcttattttttgttGCTTATCTTCATACCTTAGATAACATTTGTGGAAGTCCGTTTAGTCAAGTAATTTGATTAGAGGTTTTACATTAAAGTTTGAGTTATGAATTCCCCgaaaatacaaattatacaaaaaaattatacaaaatgcTTTTCAAAAATCTTTAAATTCTGATAACAAAgtaaaacttattatatataatcatatacataatatttttcataataaaccaacattaaaaactaatatttgatgaaaatacaaattatgtaatattattatagaAAATGCTTATAAAAATCTTTGAATTCtgataaaaagtaaattttagatatataatctATACGTAATAGTTTTCAAAATGAATCAACGTTGGAAACTAATATTTGATGTGTTAGATTTGTCGTAATTTCTACTAATTATGATTTAATGATTCAtatgagaaaatatatagattcaAATTTGCGTCATTTTTTCAATGGTGTAAATATTAAGTTAGACAAAACCAAAAGTAGATTAAAATCTTCAacctgttttttttaaataacaaatgtGACATGAATGCTGGCTAATCCATTTTTGTTTCCGTCAACACATTCTTTTCATTCATAAAGCTCTTCTAAGAAGAAAAGAACAATACAGTGacctaaagaaaaaaaaaaaaaaaaagaacaatccATTAGAATCGTGAATATATGTTGACCAAAAGAATCGTGGGGTAAAATTGCCGTCGCTTACGTTGATCAAAAAGCCTCATCATGACGCTTTTAAGAAGAACCCGATTTTCATCTGTCTTTCAAAGAGtggaaatatattttgttttacatttcttagaaatttaatttcatatttgtgttttttaatcatatttgtatttctctctgaaattatatttgtgtaaaatattttttttttaaattattattaatttttttttgataaatgtaTTGAATTATTGATGTTaaataactatacacttgtgcCATAACAAtttaacatattaatttttataccTTATTCATAAAtagttatttactttttaagaaaataacaaagttagttacaattttgtttagtaataaaattgtaacttaaaagataaaattatatgttttcatttaagTTTCATGgatttatttcatatataattataataacactAT contains:
- the LOC108835157 gene encoding uncharacterized protein LOC108835157, which gives rise to MADMSYLQIHDANDAVLNHFNRNHHHQPRRHHQSLSQILDSLPHWVQSDDGDDDDDLYVSQTDFPPEFDEGLDLLERRSFVMDLFHQRVEQSQVSPVDDGYESAGSDSGFGVVDGGNRDMRGGGLELDFGLGLESGRGFVDCDDDDDDDDDDDDDDDDDDDLFDGIRYLGMDSGDVIVTLDHDEEDVDPEKENWGIEFNEEDEYVNDDDDDDDDDSVTIPLCWDSLHLEDEWEEVDDDDGADEREVLAEEEEEAEDNNSVSVSVSATISLEDLAIGERRGYLGWEVLLNSRSLEFNLDDAESNMELYIDQQDDDDEDYLHTTEYEMLFEAEISSGLGKPPASKSFIKNLKVSPLTKEGVTEKDDDGDAMCCAVCRDEMNVGSEVAELPCRHRYHSDCIVPWLGIRNTCPVCRFELPSDATEQSRF
- the LOC108853516 gene encoding basic leucine zipper 43; the protein is MITHPKPYMESSSVHRYHHCFDIFKGMPPQDDHNSTFLPNAKFHVPLQSPNISTRSNNNRVHLNPNVYEGAVPDERRAKRMVSNRESARRSRVRKKKQIEELQQQVEQLMIMNHNLSEKVISLLESNHQILRENSQLKEKASSFQLLMSEMLIPVRHVDGSSSISDRNPNHHLIGEDFEPGQHFLW
- the LOC108852121 gene encoding uncharacterized protein LOC108852121 isoform X2, with translation MSNERATSPAIPPQPSEHQPPNQINSAPSPPQATMNVVVANSNGVSFDEEPSCFNREYGDKYKRYESEFKQWVLSKHIYPNAVNLYEGRTIIGGETILSSKWPCTRFYADPCISFAEEEESLDSPPAEIGGLVPNGSIVSE
- the LOC108852121 gene encoding uncharacterized protein LOC108852121 isoform X3; translated protein: MSNERATSPAIPPQPSEHQPPNQINSAPSPPQATMNVVVANSNGVSFDEEPSCFKEYGDKYKRYESEFKQWVLSKHIYPNAVNLYEGRTIIGGETILSSKWPCTRFYADPCISFAEEEESLDSPPAEIGGLVPNGSIVSE
- the LOC108852121 gene encoding uncharacterized protein LOC108852121 isoform X1, whose protein sequence is MSNERATSPAIPPQPSEHQPPNQINSAPSPPQATMNVVVANSNGVSFDEEPSCFKYLDSREYGDKYKRYESEFKQWVLSKHIYPNAVNLYEGRTIIGGETILSSKWPCTRFYADPCISFAEEEESLDSPPAEIGGLVPNGSIVSE